From a single Vibrio tubiashii genomic region:
- the frdD gene encoding fumarate reductase subunit FrdD, which yields MKPNFSVDRAPKRSDEPIWWGLFGAGGTWFAMITPVTILVLGVLAPLGIINAEALSYERVVDFATSIIGALFIIGTLALPMWHAMHRVHHGMHDLKFHTGLVGKIACYAFAGLISALAVIFIFMI from the coding sequence ATGAAACCTAATTTTTCTGTAGATAGAGCCCCTAAGCGTTCTGATGAGCCAATTTGGTGGGGATTGTTTGGCGCTGGCGGTACTTGGTTTGCCATGATTACCCCTGTGACAATTTTGGTTCTTGGTGTACTTGCGCCACTAGGCATCATCAATGCAGAAGCTCTAAGCTACGAGCGAGTGGTTGATTTTGCAACAAGCATCATTGGCGCTCTATTTATCATTGGTACGCTAGCGCTACCGATGTGGCATGCAATGCACCGTGTCCATCATGGTATGCATGATCTTAAGTTCCATACTGGTTTGGTCGGCAAGATCGCTTGTTATGCATTTGCAGGTCTTATCTCTGCACTGGCTGTTATTTTCATCTTCATGATTTAA
- a CDS encoding succinate dehydrogenase/fumarate reductase iron-sulfur subunit produces the protein MSANRIQKVEILRYDPEKDAEPHFQTFEVPFDETMSTLDALGYIKDNLDKDLSYRWSCRMAICGSCGIMVNGVPKLACKSFLRDYPNGVKIEPLANFPIEKDLIVDMTPFIERLEAIKPYIIGNDRKPEDGTNLQTPEQMAKYKQFAGCINCGLCYAACPQFGLNPEFIGPAALTLAHRYNLDSRDNGKAERMAMINGENGAWGCTFVGYCSEVCPKNVDPAAAVNQGKVESSMDFVIAMLKPDGTPAKTAEEA, from the coding sequence TTCAGACCTTTGAAGTACCATTCGACGAAACTATGTCGACCCTTGATGCACTTGGCTACATCAAAGATAACCTAGATAAAGACCTGTCTTACCGTTGGTCTTGTCGTATGGCGATCTGTGGTTCATGCGGCATCATGGTTAACGGCGTGCCAAAGCTAGCGTGTAAAAGCTTCCTGCGCGATTACCCAAACGGCGTGAAGATCGAACCATTAGCAAACTTCCCAATCGAGAAGGACTTGATTGTCGACATGACGCCGTTCATAGAGCGCCTTGAAGCCATCAAGCCTTACATCATCGGTAACGATCGTAAACCTGAAGATGGCACTAACCTGCAAACGCCAGAGCAAATGGCTAAGTACAAGCAGTTCGCAGGTTGTATCAACTGTGGTCTATGTTACGCAGCATGTCCGCAGTTTGGTCTAAACCCTGAGTTTATCGGCCCTGCTGCACTGACTCTTGCCCATCGTTACAACCTCGATAGTCGTGACAATGGTAAAGCAGAGCGTATGGCGATGATCAATGGTGAAAACGGCGCTTGGGGCTGTACCTTCGTCGGTTACTGTTCTGAAGTGTGTCCGAAGAACGTCGATCCGGCGGCCGCAGTAAACCAAGGTAAAGTCGAGTCTTCTATGGACTTCGTGATTGCTATGCTGAAGCCTGACGGCACACCAGCAAAAACAGCAGAGGAGGCATAA
- the frdC gene encoding fumarate reductase subunit FrdC encodes MSNRKPYVREVKRTWWKDHPFYRFYMLREATVLPLILFTVFLTFGLGSLVKGPEAWQGWLEFMANPVVVAINIVALAGSLLHAQTFFSMMPQVMPIRLKGKPVDKKIIVLTQWAAVAFISLIVLVIV; translated from the coding sequence ATGAGTAACCGTAAACCTTACGTTCGTGAAGTAAAGCGTACTTGGTGGAAAGATCATCCTTTTTACCGCTTCTACATGCTTCGCGAAGCGACTGTACTGCCTCTGATTCTATTTACTGTCTTCCTGACATTCGGTTTAGGTTCACTAGTGAAAGGTCCCGAAGCTTGGCAAGGTTGGCTTGAGTTTATGGCAAATCCAGTGGTCGTAGCGATTAACATCGTTGCGCTAGCGGGTAGCCTACTGCACGCTCAAACGTTCTTCAGCATGATGCCGCAGGTAATGCCGATTCGCTTAAAAGGTAAGCCAGTGGATAAGAAGATCATTGTGCTTACTCAATGGGCAGCCGTGGCATTTATTTCTCTGATCGTGCTGGTAATCGTTTAA